TCTAGGTAATAGGTCACAGCATCATAACAAACGTAGTAGAAGATTAGTCCAGCGGCGGCAACTGTGAGGTTACAGATGCTGCGAAGTATCGTGGGGCCAGCAGATAAACCCAGAGCTATCTTTATACCTACCCCACAGAGACACGTACCAGCTAAACAAACTGGAGCCACAACTGCCCTTGCTAAAGGGCTGCTGTTCTGCAAATACACAACCTCTCTGGCAATTGCAAACTTCTGTGCTTCAAGTGAAAATGTCAGAGCTTCCTTCAAAGCAACACCTTCGTTGCTCTCCCAGTCTACCTCTTTGCCATTGATCACAACAACGTGGTTGACTATTCCTTTTTTGTCCTCAGCTGTGCTATCAAAATTAGGAGGTATGCCCACCAAAGAACCCGCAGGCAGCCAGGGGATTCCAGCACTGACTGGGTGGAAGCCAGAAGCTGCAAAAGCTCGATAGGAGTCAGTGGACTTCACATCAGTATCTTGAAGGACATCCTGAAAGACACCACTGAGCCTCTGTGAAAGCTCAGCTGGCTGCCCATCTGACCAGCACTCATGCAACAGTTTGAACGTCTGCTCAGGAAACACATGATAGGAAAGGTTAGCGCCAAACAGTCCCACGCAAGAAGTAGCCAACAAAGTGATCTTGCGCTTCTTTACCCACACCGATGCCTTCCGCAGGAATTGCACTCCCATAGTCAACTCCTAACCTGTTCGTAACACAAAATCAGGAATTAAAGCGTGCATAAATGTGCTTCTCATCtatgcagcattttaaaaacaaaacaacatgaGAAACAGCAGAGTACAATAACCAATAAAATAGTAGTTTACattaacaaaacacaaaatacttcTACAGAGAAAGTGATACTCACTAATTCTGGGGCCTCTGAACAACACAGGATAACTGATACAAACAATTAacttctccatctcctccagTAAATCAATTTATTGCCGTAAAGCCAATAATAAAGCCACCATATGACCTCCTCCCCCCAGCAATCAATACACGTTCTCTATTTACCTAACACACATATCTACTCCTTGCCATCACAGCCCTATCACTGCAGTCCACTACAGCAACAGACTGTAGATATTAAGGCAAGAAAGAGCCGATAATTAATATCTAACCTCCTCGATAGTACATAGTAATTTTACTTAGTTGCCTCAACACTAACCTTGGTAACTTGAGCTTGGCTACAACATCCAAAACGGGATCAtatcttcatttgaaaatttcGGGAGACGGAATATGCCTTCGGAGTTCTTTCTAATGGATAATCCACTtcaatgtgaaaagaaaaataaagaacagtatGGGTTTCCTCtagtttttccagttttcaacTACCTGGCTATGGTTCTAGCTTACTCAGCAAACAACTATTTCCAAAAAGAACATGCTTTTAATGgcaacttttaattttttttttctctaaaataatttgtctgacAAATAATTCATGCAATCCAGAGCATAAACTAGAACAGAAACTGTTTCAGGGTAGATGACTATGCTGTGACTCTTTAAATAAGCAGATAAATATAAGAACTTTCAAACCTGCTAAATCCTTCAGCTCAAGAGTCCTGCTTCCCTTTGGGAGTATCAGTTCCTTTCACGGACCGAGCCACATGATGTGTTCTGCCCAGGAAAGCTCCAATCTCTTAAAAAATCCCAGAGGCTACAGAATTCTTTCCTAAAATGATGCTATGATAAAGATATAAAAGCTAATCAGGCAGTTAAGTCCCAGAGACATCAGTGATAATTGGGTGCCCCTGTTTCCATTTGCATCTCGCAATGCCTCTTCTCTCAGAGCTTTACCACACGAGCTACGGAGAATCCTGCTGCAGCTATTTAAGACATGACTATTTCCAGCTGTCGTTACAGGAAGTCAAGGTGGCAGAAGGAAACTGTGCTTTGATACAGCCACCAAGGTCTTAGCGTAGAGCACCATCAAAGGTGGGCTTCAGCTATGCCGCTGGGCTTTGTACTGCAGCATTTGAAACACGGacatttgctcttttcttccactCGGGCTGAACAATAACCTCCCACAGAGGGTGGAGTGGACAACTGGGGGCAGTAACATCATAAACCAGCACTGCATGATATGCCAGGATACACCAGTCAGGATCAACAGCAAATGAATATTAACCACAGTGAAACAAAAAGGTGGTGCTTTAATGATATGTTATTACTACTCCTTCCTATGAAGCTCTTTCAAACTATAAATTCACCAGGGGAAGAATAACCTTGTTTAATGTTTATACTGCACTGAACACATACCGagtgctttaataaaaataatggtgcATGTAAGtatagaataatttaatttgtatttcttagTATAATAACTAGTGGTATTCCAACACTGCTGAAGAGCGGTGCTGGTGATTTGTTAGACAaagttatttaagaaaaacatgctAAAGCAACGAAAGCTTGGGTGAAACATAATTTCAGGAGTTAACATCCCTGATAGTGGAGCtataagacagaaaatgttaatattaaacCCAAACGACCTCTTGGGAGTTAATGACCTCTTGGCAAATCTAGACTGGTAGTCTAGATCTGATTGAAAAGGTCATGCCATTTACAACAAGGGGGCAACACTTCAAAGGGTGTGATTATACGAAGCCTCGCACTTGACCCACATATGAAGCTGAGCCAAGGACTTCCCAAGTTTCTCACACTCGCATAAGAGCAAGCTCTCTTTCAGGCTGGCTAACAGACCTTTGTAAGATCAGAAACAGAGCAAGGAAAAAGTTACTCCCTCAGCTCATGTACAGTACGGGAAAGGCCAGACCACACTGAAAAATAGCATAGTGTCCATTCTTGTATGATTAAATGGTGCTTGCCGAGCACACGGGATGCTCAATACCACACGGTCAGCGACTCGCATGCCCCGAGGAACACCTGGACAGCTGGGTGAACTGCAGGAAAGCGGGCCAGGAAGTGCTGTGTTTATCTGCACACTTCTCCTGAACAGCCACAACAACGGGATGCACCTCCTCGGCACAAGGCATGAACACCTGCTTTCCTGCACAACTAGGTTTCTTCCTGCTTTGATCAGAAAAATTCCAACACTTGCGACAGTTGTTAAGCCCTTTTTAATTACACTTTGTGCAGGTATGGTTTCAAATCTTTGTGAACAGGCCCCTTGCAGCCCATGCTGTAATTTTGACTGGATTAAATCCTATGGTCCTGCCACCAACCTAAAGCAGGAATAAGCTGGAAATGCCACCAGCCTATTCATTTCTTGTGATGGCCAAttctcctgaaaataaaagaaaaaatgtcctCAAAACCTATCAGCCCTTGTGCTTTCAAATCTTCCCCAAGGTTCactgcagatttttctgttcaCGCAAATAAATCACACTGCAGCCCCAGTTGCGTATGGCACTTTTATCCATAAACTTTCCTCAACTTACTTGTAAGGAAGGCAACCAGAAATGACAAGGCAATTTATACGGACCATAGCCTGTAAATTCCTATCCATTTAGTTAGTTCTGGTAAAGTCACATCAGA
This sequence is a window from Cygnus olor isolate bCygOlo1 chromosome 6, bCygOlo1.pri.v2, whole genome shotgun sequence. Protein-coding genes within it:
- the TMEM177 gene encoding transmembrane protein 177, whose amino-acid sequence is MGVQFLRKASVWVKKRKITLLATSCVGLFGANLSYHVFPEQTFKLLHECWSDGQPAELSQRLSGVFQDVLQDTDVKSTDSYRAFAASGFHPVSAGIPWLPAGSLVGIPPNFDSTAEDKKGIVNHVVVINGKEVDWESNEGVALKEALTFSLEAQKFAIAREVVYLQNSSPLARAVVAPVCLAGTCLCGVGIKIALGLSAGPTILRSICNLTVAAAGLIFYYVCYDAVTYYLDCKADRNAATVSKDYARGGVEFYDKILSRNRILRALMGKEGMKMYAPSGNLFPRHWFRIKYTPYTYRRDLIVNILRELQA